DNA from Pichia kudriavzevii chromosome 5, complete sequence:
GAGCCTTCATCAGAGATAACAGTTGTTTCCATTCCTCCCATCACAAATCTCTCAATCAATCcatatataaataaaaatgagCAGTTGTAAGCAGAAACCCAAATAACATACAACATATTTGCCATACGACGGGATACGGAATAGGAATAACAGGTGTCGATAATGAAATAACCCAACTGAAAGAAAACGGCGGCATAGAACAATGTGCCCAAAAATGAACGTCCTTTGAATCCACCactgtattttttgataaGATCCTCTCTCTTAATACCAACTCGAAAGAATGAATTAGGCAGTGGCACAACTGGCAAAATGGCTGCACCTAATGCAAAGCCGTTCAAAAAGATGGCAAAATAGCCAagcaatgaaaaaatgcCCTCCCTGTTTGCAGAAAACAGGTCATCTCTTGAACTCGCAACAATATATTCAAGCCCGCCATGGAGCAATATGTACTCGTATACAATTGAAACCAAAATAGAAGTTAAAACTGGAGATAGCTTCACAATGATAGGTGCCAAAAGAGCATTTAAGATAGGCAAAAATCCAAGGgtaaaaaagaaattccaaTGTCTTCCATACTCAGTGACATGTTCATGATAATCAACTGATTTTACGCTAATTAATCGTATGCAACCCAGAATTAGAATAGGAACACAACTTTTGACTGTAGCAGTCAAATTCCTGAAATAGCTAAATCTGCCCTCAAATATCTGCCTAATGTAAGATCTTACATTAATCAACCCCATGCTGAACACAAACGATCCAACACCCAAATCCATTAAACTAGT
Protein-coding regions in this window:
- a CDS encoding uncharacterized protein (PKUD0E05480; similar to Saccharomyces cerevisiae YJL091C (GWT1); ancestral locus Anc_1.275); its protein translation is MSTYKERKTQFVSDLVGGSTLDIYLVTSISAISYLIWCVLKRRTNVFSEGIVGKLVDFQLSWNNLLFSTTIYSNNIPLLVVLNILPLVPVFASSSVTSLTTKTARKITVNLRNMTVKQLLPFKTFVTVYRAQMMVITCICIMAVDFPVFPRRFAKVETWGTSLMDLGVGSFVFSMGLINVRSYIRQIFEGRFSYFRNLTATVKSCVPILILGCIRLISVKSVDYHEHVTEYGRHWNFFFTLGFLPILNALLAPIIVKLSPVLTSILVSIVYEYILLHGGLEYIVASSRDDLFSANREGIFSLLGYFAIFLNGFALGAAILPVVPLPNSFFRVGIKREDLIKKYSGGFKGRSFLGTLFYAAVFFQLGYFIIDTCYSYSVSRRMANMLYVIWVSAYNCSFLFIYGLIERFVMGGMETTVISDEGSDVETVIDDLISQEYIPASLDAVNRNSLVLFLVSNLVTGLINLTINTIDCGAFESTGILLAYEILLAGFTMFLYHHKIFIR